CAGGAATGGCACGGAGGTATCGGAAGCCTTTCCGCACTTACAGACCATTGTCGACGACATCTGCGTCATTCGATCCATGCAGACCGATCAGATCAACCACGACCCCGCCCACACACTCATGAACACCGGTACGTCCATCTCCGGCCGCCCCAGCATGGGCTCCTGGACGCTCTACGGATTGGGCAGCGAGTGCGACAACCTGCCGGGCTTCATCGTACTGACCTCGCAAGGCGGCGGCCAGAACCAACCCGTCTCCGCGCGCCAATGGCACAGCGGTTTCCTGCCCAGCCGGTTTCAAGGCGTGCGGTTCCAATCGCAAGGCGACCCCGTCCTCTACGTGGGCAACCCACCCGGCGTTACTACGGGCAGGCAAGAAGACATTCTGCGCGCTGTGCAACAGATTGACGGGTTGAGCGCTGAAGCAGTCGACGCCCCCGAAATCGCAAGCCGCATCAGCCAATATGAGATGGCTTTCAAGATGCAGGCCAGCGTACCGGACCTCGTCGACTTCTCCGACGAACCGCAACACATACTCGACATGTACGGCACGAAAGGCGCCGACGGCACCTTCGCCGGAAACTGCCTGCTTGCGCGCCGTCTCGCTGAACGCGGTGTCCGATTCATCCAGGTTTACCATCGCGGTTGGGATCATCACGGCGGCGTGAAGGATGGCATCGCGACGGTCTCGAAGCTGGTCGATCAGGCCTCCGCGGCCCTTATTCAAGACCTGAAACAGCGCGGCATGCTCGAAGATACGCTCGTGATCTGGGGCGGCGAATTCGGCAGAACTCCCATGGCCCAAGGTGATGGACGCGACCATCACATCCGCGGATTCTCCATCTTCATGGCGGGCGCGGGCGTTCAACCCGGCATGGTCCACGGCGCCACCGACGAACTCGGCTACTTCGCCGAGAAAGACCCCGTGCACGTTCACGACTTCCACGCGACGATGCTCTACCTTCTCGGCATTGACCACGAAAAACTGACGTACCGTTACCAGGGCCGCGATTTCCGCCTAACGGACGTTGCTGGCAAAGTAGTGATGCCTATCCTCGCTTAAGCTGCAGATTGGCCCGCGCCCGTCCGTGTTCGCCCGTGTCAGTCCGTGTCAGTCCGTGTTCCCCCACCGAAACACTTCCTTCACATGCGCCAAAGATTTCCGCAGCTCCTCGCCCAACCGTCTATCGCTGTAATCCCGCCCCACCTTCGGCCCGCCGATCTCCAAATACCCGATCAGCTTCTCCTGCGGTATCCTCGCCGCATTCGTCCTTAGGACCTCCACAAACTCCGCAATATTCACAATCCCCCGTGCCCGCTCCGATTCTGAAAACCCGAAGGTCGAACCGAAGATCGCATCCGTGTTCTTCAAATGCACTTCCCACAGATACGGCAACGTCGCAACAAACAACTCTGTGTGCGTGTGCTTCACCGCCGAATGCTCATCCGCATATCCGTGAGAGACATCCGCGCAATACCCGACGCGCACAGTCGATTCCGGCAACTGCCGGTGATACGCATTTAGCTCTTCCGCCATCGCTTCGATTTCATCCGGCAACGTCGGCGGTTCCGCAAGACACGACATCGGTTCGATCGTCAGGCACTCAAGCCCCTTCGCATGCGCGAAGTGCATGAGCTCCTTCATGTGCTTCACATAACACGCGATCCCCTGCGCCTTGTGCGACGAATCGTCACGCATGACCGCGCCGGGATTCGAGCCCACACTCGCGGCCCCCAACAGCGCGCCCACTTCAATCATCCGCTCGAAATTGCGACGCGCCACCGCTTCCCAACCCGCTTCACGACGGAAGAACCCGCCCAGCTCCCGATGCGCCGTGAACATGCTCGATATACGCACCGAACGCTTTTCCGCGCTCTCCCGCAACGCCAGGAAGAACTCGTCCGGCAACTGATAGAGCTCAAAGAAACTCCCCACTTGCACGTGGCGAACTTCTTCCTCCTGCATCAGGTCAAACAACCACTCATACGAATACCGATACTCAATCGGATCCGATTTGACCCCCACCTCAAGCGAATTCAAAGATCTCATGTAGCCTCAACCAGACCCCGACAATTCAAGGACGATTCATCTTTTCTTCAATCCAAAATCTAAAATCCAAAATCCAAAATCCCCTCACCCCAACCCGTGATGGCTATTCTCTTTCACCAACTGCTCATCGTTCGTTATGGGAAAGGCGGTCGGATAATTGACGAAACTCACGTGCCCGTCCATGTACAAAACGTTGCTGCCTCCGGGTATGTGATTGAACACTATTCCCGCGTCGCCGCTATCCGAGAACTGGTTGCTTCCGAAGGTATCCCACATCACCGGTATGCGGCTTTGCGACATCGCCGATGCCGAAGGGGAATTGATGTCCGTCACATAGAACCGCTCGATGCCGTCGCGAAGGCGATACACAGTGGTCCCCCCCGCGGATCCTGAAGCCATCGGCGCAGACGGCACCCACGGCGGCCACGCGCCCGCCGTGATATCCAAGTCTGCCCCGTAATCTTTTCGCCTGACCTCGCCCACGCCTTGAATCGTTACCGTGTCCACTATCGGAGACGCCGCTTTGCTTCCCCACACGCCGTAGTACTCGGCCACGCTCGTTGCCACGTAGCCTTTGTACATGTAAGAACGCGCCAACTCCGCGCACTGAAAGTAATCCAGCGACACTGTGTCATTGGCCGCGATCGCCGCGATCTTCCACGTCTCGAAATCGCCTCCGTCGTCCGGCACGCGCGCCAACACGCTGGTCCATTCCGGATCGCCCCCGGAGTCGGAAGGGCACTTGGCAATCTGAAAGTCCGTTAGGATATCCGGATACACCGTCGCGGCATGAGGCGATTCAAACAGGGGAGACGATCGCGAGTCGGTCCGTACGCTTCCATACGGGGCAGGCGGCGGGAAATACCCTTGGTTCTCGCCGCTGTAAATGTGAAAGATCGAAGCGAACTGTTTGAGGTTACCCTGGCAACTCGCGCGGCGCGCCGCCTCGCGCGCCCTGCCCAATGCAGGCAACAGAATGGCCGCCAGCAGCGCGATAATCACAATCACCACCAGCAGCTCAATCAATGTAAAGCCGCGACGCTCCACGTCTGACCTACTTCCCTTGAATGGGTTTGCTTGTCAACAGCCCTATGCCACGACCCTTATCGCCAACCGCGCAGTAATACATGTAAAACGTCTCGGATGCAGGTTCCCATACCAGCGAAATCTTGTGCGCGTACTGCTTGTCGAGGCCCTGCGGGTGTCCGCCGGCTTTATACAAGGGTTCCTCGCGTTTGGTCCAATGCAACAGGTCACGCGAAAACGCCGCCATGATGTGCGCGCCGCCCTTGCCCACGCCAAAATAGAACATCACCCAATGATCGCCGTCGCGGAACACTTTCCCATCCGAACAGAATTCCGCGTCGTACGCATCCGCGCCACCGTTCCGCAATACGGGATTGCCCTCGTAACGCTGCCACGTCAACATGTTCGTGGAAGTCACAATGCCCATCTGCTCGCGCGAACCATTCGCGGCATTGTAGAAGTTCCAGAACTTCCCATTGTGTTCCAACAGCCACGGCGCGTAGATGCAATCCTTCTCCCATTCCGCCGCGCCATCGATCGACAAGATCGGCGTTTCAGGCATCGGACGCATCCACGTGACGCCGTCCTTGCTTGCCGCCACGCCCTCGGCTCCGGGCCGAAGCTCGTAACCGCCCTGCTTCGGATAGCAGCTATACAATGCCCAATACTTGCCCTTCCATTTTCTCAAGGTTCGCGGCGCTTTGACGTCGTACGATTCCAGCAACGCCCCGCAAAACGCAACACCACCGTAATCGAACGCGCCTTCTTCGCCAAAGCTCATCACGATGTTCTGCGGCGTCCAATGGATCAAGTCGGGGCTGGTCGCCAGCGCGGTTTGATAGCCCTTACCGTCGAATCCCGTGAACCACATCTGCCACGTGTCGCCCAGCCGCCACACGAACGGACAGTCCACCGCGCTGAACCCAAATTCAGGTTTCGGATTCGGCGGAATCACATACTCCGGATAGTAGTGCCAGTTGAGGTACGGCGCAGTCCACGCCTCGATGGTCTCGGCGGGAATCGGCGCTTCCGCCGCCTCCGCCGCAGCCGGTTGCTGCGACAAAATTACGCACGTGCAGACGGTCAACAGAAGACCCATGGAATCCTCCCATGAAAATGATGCACAGATATGCTTGAAGCTTGATTCTATGCCATTATCGCCGCGATTCATAGCGCCGGTCTCCAGTTCGCCACCGGCCTCGTCCACCTCGTCGACCCCGCCCTCATTGCGGTGTACCCCCAAAAAACGCTATCCTATCCCACACTGGAAAGGGCACATTTTGCCCACAAAATCCGTGCAAGGCCGCATGAGCACTCCAAAAGCGTACATACAGACCTTCGGTTGTCAGATGAACGAGCACGACAGCTTCCGCATGATGGAAGTCCTGGCGCGCCAAGGCTACGCCATGACCCACGAGCCCGACGAAGCCTCGCTCGTGCTCCTGAACACCTGCTCGGTCCGGCACAACCCCGAGAACAAGGTCTACAGCATGCTCGGCCGCCTGCGCGGACTGAAGCGTAAGAATCCCGGCCTCATCATCGGTGTCGGCGGTTGCGTTGCCCAGCAGGAAGGGGAGACCATCCTCCGCCGCGAGAAGTGCGTCGATATCGTCTTTGGTCCTGACAACTACTTCCGTCTCCCGGAGATGATCGAGTCCGTCAAACGCGGCGAACGCGTCCTGATGACGAAATGGATGCCCCGCGCCGCCAATCGCGTCCAGAACTTCGTGCCGGAGGAATGGGTCGAGGCGGGCCACGTCGAGGGCTGCAAAGCCTACGTGTCGATCACCAAGGGCTGCGACAATTTCTGCACCTTCTGCATCGTTCCCTATACGCGTGGACGCGAAGTCAGCCGTGAAGCGGACAACATCCTCCGGGAAGTGCGCGACCTCGTCGAACGCGGCGCAAAAGAGATCTGGCTTCTGGGCCAGAACGTCAATTCCTATCGCGCGCACGATGTGGGCTTCTACGAACTGTTGGACCAGGTTTCCCAAGTGGACGGACTCCGGCGCATTCGCTTTACGTCGCCGCACCCCAACGACTGGAACGACCGCCTCTCCGATTTGATGGCCGAGCGCGAGAACATCTGCAACCATCTTCACTTGCCGTTTCAGGCAGGAAGCGACCGCGTGCTTGAATTAATGAACCGCAACCACACGATCGATCAGTATTTGGAGAAGGTGCGTTACATGCGCTCCATTAATCCAACCATTGAACTCACGACCGACCTGATAGTCGGTTTTCCCACGGAGACTGAAGCGGACTTCGCGGAAACCTTGCGCGTTCTAGAGGAAGTCAGCTTCAGCCAGATTTTCCCCTTCAAGTATTCGACGCGACCCGGCACCAAGGCCGAGAAGATGGTCGACGACGTGCCCAGGGAAGCGAAAGAGGAACGCCTGGCGCGCATCATCGCGCTGCAGGATCGGATCACGGATGGGCGTATGGCCGCCTATGTCGGGACCGAGCAGGAGGTCCTCATTGACGGCGCGCATACGCGCGAACGCCGCGCGATGAATGGCCGCACCGACGGCTTCCGTCCCGTGACGGTCCGCGACGCGGAACTGGAAATCGGCGACCTCGTCAACGTGCGCATCGTCGCCCATAAGGGGCATTGGCTGGAAGGGGAACTGGTCGAGCAACCGGCGGCTGTGTAGGACCGAGGGTTGGCAAGACCGTTACTGGCAGTAGCGCAGGCAATACTATGGACATTCACGTATCGATCAAGAGCGGATTTCCGTATGCCGAAGGACGGACTGTTGTACTGACGCCCATTTGGGAAAACGAGCCGCCGGCCAAACCCAAGTCGTTGAGCAAAGGCGACGCCGGTTTACCCGCGAAACTGATCGAGGAAGGCGTCGTTCGCGGCAAGGCTGAAGAAGTCTCTTTTTCCGCCACGCCGTCGAGTCCCTACGCGGGCGTGCTTGTGATGGGATGCGGCGACCGCGCGAAGGTCCAACCGGAAGCGATCCGGCGCAGCGCGGGGAAGACCGTGGATGTCCTGCGCAAAGCCCGAGCGACGCGCGTTCTCCTGGACCTCACGGGGCAACCCGAGTGGCCTGTCGCGTATTTCGTCGAAGGACTCATGCTGGGCCAATACCGGTTTGATCGGTACAAAGCCCTTCCCAAAGAAGGCGCGCCCACTTCCGTGGATGAACTCGTAATTGTGATTGACTCCGAGGAGCACATCGCTTCGGTCAAGGCGGAGGCGCAACGCGCCGAAAAGACGTGTTGTTGCACCAACTGGGCGCGCGACCTTGCCAATACCGCCTCCAACGAAATGACCCCGGCCCAATTGGCGTTCGAGGCGAAGGCCCTCGCCGAAAACACGGGGCTAACCTATGACTGCCTCGACACGGGGCGCATGGGCGAGCTGGGTATGAACGCGTTGCTGGGCGTGGCGCGCGGCAGCGCCGAACCGCCCCGACTCATCATTCTCAATTACCACTATGCGGATACGGCGCCAACGCTCGCCATCGTGGGCAAAGGCATTACGTTCGACACCGGCGGCGTCAGCATCAAGCCGGCCGATCATATGCACGAAATGAAGTTCGACATGTGTGGCGCGGCGGCCGTCCTCGGGACGATG
This genomic window from Candidatus Hydrogenedentota bacterium contains:
- the miaB gene encoding tRNA (N6-isopentenyl adenosine(37)-C2)-methylthiotransferase MiaB, which translates into the protein MSTPKAYIQTFGCQMNEHDSFRMMEVLARQGYAMTHEPDEASLVLLNTCSVRHNPENKVYSMLGRLRGLKRKNPGLIIGVGGCVAQQEGETILRREKCVDIVFGPDNYFRLPEMIESVKRGERVLMTKWMPRAANRVQNFVPEEWVEAGHVEGCKAYVSITKGCDNFCTFCIVPYTRGREVSREADNILREVRDLVERGAKEIWLLGQNVNSYRAHDVGFYELLDQVSQVDGLRRIRFTSPHPNDWNDRLSDLMAERENICNHLHLPFQAGSDRVLELMNRNHTIDQYLEKVRYMRSINPTIELTTDLIVGFPTETEADFAETLRVLEEVSFSQIFPFKYSTRPGTKAEKMVDDVPREAKEERLARIIALQDRITDGRMAAYVGTEQEVLIDGAHTRERRAMNGRTDGFRPVTVRDAELEIGDLVNVRIVAHKGHWLEGELVEQPAAV
- a CDS encoding sugar phosphate isomerase/epimerase; this encodes MRSLNSLEVGVKSDPIEYRYSYEWLFDLMQEEEVRHVQVGSFFELYQLPDEFFLALRESAEKRSVRISSMFTAHRELGGFFRREAGWEAVARRNFERMIEVGALLGAASVGSNPGAVMRDDSSHKAQGIACYVKHMKELMHFAHAKGLECLTIEPMSCLAEPPTLPDEIEAMAEELNAYHRQLPESTVRVGYCADVSHGYADEHSAVKHTHTELFVATLPYLWEVHLKNTDAIFGSTFGFSESERARGIVNIAEFVEVLRTNAARIPQEKLIGYLEIGGPKVGRDYSDRRLGEELRKSLAHVKEVFRWGNTD
- a CDS encoding DUF1501 domain-containing protein, which encodes MSLPNEERLRITRRHFLGRSARGIGAVALASLLNRRAFASAPSTERWMGIMNPPQFAPRAKRVIHLYMAGGPSHLETFDFKPKLAELHGQPMPESFTKGQPIAQLQNAQLKCFAPQYGFVRCGRNGTEVSEAFPHLQTIVDDICVIRSMQTDQINHDPAHTLMNTGTSISGRPSMGSWTLYGLGSECDNLPGFIVLTSQGGGQNQPVSARQWHSGFLPSRFQGVRFQSQGDPVLYVGNPPGVTTGRQEDILRAVQQIDGLSAEAVDAPEIASRISQYEMAFKMQASVPDLVDFSDEPQHILDMYGTKGADGTFAGNCLLARRLAERGVRFIQVYHRGWDHHGGVKDGIATVSKLVDQASAALIQDLKQRGMLEDTLVIWGGEFGRTPMAQGDGRDHHIRGFSIFMAGAGVQPGMVHGATDELGYFAEKDPVHVHDFHATMLYLLGIDHEKLTYRYQGRDFRLTDVAGKVVMPILA
- a CDS encoding DUF1559 domain-containing protein yields the protein MERRGFTLIELLVVIVIIALLAAILLPALGRAREAARRASCQGNLKQFASIFHIYSGENQGYFPPPAPYGSVRTDSRSSPLFESPHAATVYPDILTDFQIAKCPSDSGGDPEWTSVLARVPDDGGDFETWKIAAIAANDTVSLDYFQCAELARSYMYKGYVATSVAEYYGVWGSKAASPIVDTVTIQGVGEVRRKDYGADLDITAGAWPPWVPSAPMASGSAGGTTVYRLRDGIERFYVTDINSPSASAMSQSRIPVMWDTFGSNQFSDSGDAGIVFNHIPGGSNVLYMDGHVSFVNYPTAFPITNDEQLVKENSHHGLG
- a CDS encoding leucyl aminopeptidase gives rise to the protein MDIHVSIKSGFPYAEGRTVVLTPIWENEPPAKPKSLSKGDAGLPAKLIEEGVVRGKAEEVSFSATPSSPYAGVLVMGCGDRAKVQPEAIRRSAGKTVDVLRKARATRVLLDLTGQPEWPVAYFVEGLMLGQYRFDRYKALPKEGAPTSVDELVIVIDSEEHIASVKAEAQRAEKTCCCTNWARDLANTASNEMTPAQLAFEAKALAENTGLTYDCLDTGRMGELGMNALLGVARGSAEPPRLIILNYHYADTAPTLAIVGKGITFDTGGVSIKPADHMHEMKFDMCGAAAVLGTMKLIAHQKPPINVIGVIPATENVVDARSQKPGDIVRAYNKKTIEVHNTDAEGRLILADAMAYIVDTYRPDKMVDIATLTGACVVALGHYAAGVTATTDALYRSLQQASDAVGERIWRLPLWEDYGKLMEGTHADLCNIGPAREAGAVTAACFLKEFVGDTEWAHIDIAGTAWGVKNVSYLDTNSATGFGVRLLGEWIRREAEN